The Mycolicibacterium aichiense region CTGCGGGTGACTACCGCCTGCGGCGGCGGACGAGCATCAGGCCGATGAACAGCACCGCGACGGTCGGGGACGCCGACACCATCGTGTAACCGAGATCCTTCATGATGCCGATCTCGATGGTGCTCAGCGTCCGGACGCCCAGCCCGGTGTCCGACGAGGCGTTCATCAGCTTCTCGTTGGCGCCCGTGTAGTAGTCGTCGTTCAGGTGCGACATCGAGCTGCCGGACTCCCACGGGCTCGGGCTGTACAGCGGCACCGGGTTACCGCCATTGGCCGCCATCGCGTTGGCGCCACCGAAGTACATGCCGTTGCTGACGCCGCCGGTCAGGTTCGAGTTGTAGGCGGTGTTGAACGTCGTGCCGGTGAACACCGAGTTGCCGTTCTTGTCCACCATGAACCTGTCGAAGTCGGTCCAGTTCTCGACGGTGTTGTTGCCGGCCTTGTCCACGACCGACAGGAAGCCGTAGGTGTGCAGCAGTTCGTGCATTGCGGTGGACTGGAAGTCGTAGCTTCCCCCGGGCACCGTCGAGAAATAGCCCCAGCCATAGCCGAAGTTCCAGTCGATCGTGCCGTCGGCCGCCGACCCGTTGGGGTCCACGCCGGTGAGAATCTTCTGCTGCACAACGGTATTCGAGAAGCCCTGGTCGCTGACCAGGTCGCTGCCTGCCGATGCCAGTGTTGCGCCCGCCAGCGAGTACTGGCCGGTGACCGCATACGTGAGGGTGACGTTGTGCTCCGGCACGAAATAGCTCGACAGGTAGATGGCTGTCGCCGCGAGCTCCGCGCGAGCAGCGCTGGACCAGAACTGCGAGCCGTTGCCGTAGGTGAAGGTGTAGGTGATCCGCGGGGTGCCCGCGGGTTCCTGGTAGATCGAGCCGGCCGCGTAGGTGCTGGAGGTCCGGAACCAGTTGAGCAGGTTGATGTGCGTCCCGGTATCGGTGGCCGAGACGACGAAGGAGTCGACGATGTTGGAGCCCGGATCGTTCGGGGTGTAGGTGTAGTTGCCCGCGGCGTCGACGCTGACGGTGCCGTAGTGGCCTTGCTGGGTCACCTTGTAGACGAGGCGATCGCCTTCAGGGTCGGTTGCGCCGATCTTGCCGGTGATGGGTCCGGTGACTTCACCGGTGAGTTGAACCGGGGTGACCTTGGGTGCCTCGTTGAAGAACGTGCGGCGCACCAACAGGGCTGCACCCTCGAAGAGCCCCTGCACCGAGCCGACCAGACCGGTCAGCACATCGGTGGGCGAGGCGCTGGCCGACGGCACGCGGAAGGCGGTGACCGTCGACGTCGTCGTGGCGGCGGCGACCGGTGTGGCTGTCGCCGACTGGGTCGCCGAGCTCGTGGCCGGCTGCTGGTTGTCGGTCGTCTGCGCCGGCGTGCTCTCGGTGTCGGAGCTCGCGACGGCCGAGGCATCGGAGACCGAGCGGCTGGACTGCGCCTTCGGCTTCTCGACGGTGGTCGCGCTGGGGGTGCTGGCGTGGACGCGCGCCGCTGAGGTGGGCTTGCGGGTGCTGCTGCCGGCAGCAGACGGCGTCTTCGACGACGACGATGCGGCACTGTCCTGGCCGGCCCTGGCGGTGCGGGCCGATTTCGCGGTCCCGCTACTCGCCTTTGCCGGACCTGCCGATACCGAGGAGGAATCCTTGTCGGGGCTGTCGGCGCTGGCAATGGCGACGGTCGGCCACGCCAGAGACAGGCCCAATGCGACGGCGGCCGCACCAGCTCGTGCGCCACGCTGGACATTTGCCATGGAAGAACCGCCTTCGTGTCATCTGTTGCCGGTGAAGTCGGCGGACTTCAGGCAAACCCCCCGGTGTGGGTGCCAAACCGCAGGTGCGGCCGTGTACCCGTTTGCTTTCTCAGCGAATATTAAGCTAAGTCGCCGGCTTTGGGGAGCGGTTACGCGCGAACGTCGCCCCGACTGTGACAGCCCCAGCTAGTTGACATCGGGAAGCGACATGATGGGTCGATGGCGATATCGAAGGAGCAGCGCACGGCGGCGAACTCGCCCCGCGGCATGAACCGCTGGGAACTGTTCACCTGTGCGCGCCGGGGACACGTCACCTACGCGCCCGACGATGCCGCTCTTGCCGGGCGGCTGAGCGGGACGACCGGTCTGGGCGAAGTATGGCGGTGCCTGCGGTGCGGGGAGTTCGTCGTCGGACCTCCACATGGTCGCGGCCCAGCAGACCACGCCCCGCTGATCCTTCGCGGCAGCGCGTTGCGGCAGGCGATCATCGTGCGGGCGCTGGCGGTGGAGCGGTGGGTCCGGGCGCTGTTGATCGCGCTCGCCGCGTGGGCGGTGTGGCAGTTCCGCGGCGCGCGGGGCTCGATCCAGGCCGCCGTCGAACGCGACCTGCCCCTGCTCCGGGCCTCGGGAATCAAAGTCGACCAGATGACCGCGGTGCACGAGTTGGAGAAGGCGCTGGCCACCAAGCCCAGCACGCTGATGCTGGTGTTCGTCGCGCTGCTCGTCTACGCGCTGCTCGAGATGATCGAGGGCATCGGGTTGTGGCTGCTGTCGCGCTGGGGCGAATACTTCGCCGTGGTCGCGACGTCGATCTTCCTGCCGTTGGAGGTCTATGACCTCCTGGTCAAGGGGGTCACATTCACCCGCGGAGGAGCATTCGTCATCAACGTGGCCGCGGTGATCTATCTGGTGGTGTCCAAGCGGCTGTTCGGCCTGCGCGGTGGCCGACAGGCCTATGACGACGAACGGCGCGGCGAACAGTTGCTCGATGTCGAGCGAGCTGCCCTGGCCTGACCGCTGAGCTCACAGGTCAAGGACGCATTTGCCCAGCTGGCTGCGGTCGGCTACCCGCGCGAGCGCGACGGGAGCGTCGTCGAATGCCCACCTGTTGCGGACGGTGTCGCCGATGGCGCCGCGGTCCAGGAGGTCGGTGAGGCCGCGCAGCACGTACTCGGTGTGTTCGCGCGATTGCGGTGCGGCGAGCACGCCCACCAGTGAGGTGTTGGTGACCGCCATCATCTGGACGTCGACCGTGGGCCAGCTGCCGCTGGCGAAACCGACGGCGAGGTGCCGGCCGTGGCGGGCCAGTGCGCCCATCGCGGTGCTGCCCTGAGCGCCGCCGACCGGGTCGAAGATCATGTCGACGCCCTGCCAGTCGGTGATCTCGCGCAGGGCCTGGGCCAGGGGACGCCCGTCGTCGGCTGCGTCGTCTCTGGCCACCACGACGTGGTCAGCGCCGAACGATCGGCAGAACTCGGCACGGCTCTGCTCGCCGACCACCGCAATCACTGTGGCTCCCAATGCCTTACCGAGTTGGACGGCGGCGATGCCGCTGCCGCCGGCCGCGCCGAGCACCGCCAGACGCTGCCCGGGGCGTAGCTGCCCGCGATCGACCAGGCCGGTCCACGCGGTGACATTGGGGATCCAGAAGCCGGCGGCGGCGCAATCGTCGAGCGCGGCGGGTGCCGGGAGGAGCGACGTCGCCGGCGCGAGCGCTTCCTCGGCGAACGCGCCGTTGCCGTTCATGAAATCGCTGACGCCCATGACCCGGGTGCCGATCGGGACCTCGACTCCGGGACCGACCGCGGTTACCGTGCCCGCCAGCTCCTGCCCGGGGGTGAAGGGAACGGCAGGGGTGAGTGGGTAGGTGCCGCGGCACATCAGGACGTCCGGTAGCCCGATTCCGGCCGCCGCGACGCGGACCCGAACCTGACCGGGCCCAGGGGCGGGCACCTCGCGCTCCACCAACCTCAAGACGGCCTCGGGCTCGCCGGGGCCCTGCACCTGCCACGCTCTCATCGGTCCGACCTCCGCGGCGTTGCGCTCGACGATCACACCATGATTACACTGTGATTTGACTAGGCGGAAGGGCTGGCATGGCGTGGGATTTCGAAACCGACCCCGAGTTCGCCGAGCAGCTGGCGTGGATGCGCGAGTTCATCGACGCCGACGTGATCCCGCTGGAGCCGATCCTGTCCGAGCTGCCGGCCGAGGAATGGCAGGCGGTCAAGCGTCATCTTCAGGAACGGGTCAAGGCGCAGGGACTCTGGGGCATGTTCCTCGATCCCAGCCTCGGCGGTACCGGCGGCGGACAACTCAAACTGGCGCTGATGTCGGAGATCATCGGCCGCGCCATGGTCTCGATGGAACTGTTCGGTGTGCAGGCCCCGGACAGCGGCAATATGGAGTTGCTCGCCCACGGCGCCGACGAGGCGCAGAAACAACGCTGGCTGTTCCCGAATCTGCGCGGTGAGATCTCGAGTGCCTTCGCCCTGACCGAGCCGTTCCTGGCCGGCGCCGATCCGACCGTCATCGCCACGACGGCAGTCGCGGACGGCGACAGTTGGATCATCAACGGCCACAAGTGGTTCACCACCAACGCGTCGTGCGCCGACATCATTCTGGTGGTTGCCGAGACCGACCCCGACAAGCGGCCGCACCGGCACGCATCGATCTTCGTGGTGCCGACCGATACGCCCGGACTCGAGATCGTCCGGGAGATTCCCACGATGGCGCACTCCGACCCGGAGTACGGCCGGCGCGGTAACCATGCCGAGGTGATGTTCCGGGACTGCCGGGTGCCGGCGGATCATCTGATCGGGCAGCGGGGCGCGGGTTTCCTGCTGGCCCAGCAGCGCCTCGGTGGCGGACGGATTCACCATGCCATGCGCTGGCTCGGGCAGGCGCAACGCGCACTGGACATCATGGGGGAGCGTGCCGTATCGCGGCAATCGCACGGCCGCCTCCTCGGTGAGCATCAGATGGTTCAGGACTACATCGCGTTGTCGCACACCGAAATTCAGGCCGCTAGGTTGTTGACGTTCCACACCGCCTGGAAGATGGATCGGCTGGGGGCCAGTGCGGTGCGTGCCGACCTGGGCATGGTCAAGGCGCACGTGTCGAAGGTCGTGCTCGCGGTGCTCGACCGCACGATTCAGGTGTGTGGAGCGCTGGGGTACTCCGGTGACCTGCCCGTCGAGCAGTGGTACCGAATCACCCGGTTCGGGTCGATCGGCGACGGCCCCGACGAGCTGCACAAGTCGGTGCTGGCCCGGCATGTGCTCAAGAAGTACCAACCCGTCGACGGGTGGCCGACCGAACATCTGCCGTCGCGCCGCCCTGCGGCGCAACAGAAGTGGCAACAGCTGAGGCAGGAAGCGGGAATCGCATGAGCACCTACACGGCGATGGTGATGACGGCGCAAGGGGCAGCGCCGGAACCGGAGCAGCGGCCGGTGCCACATCCCGGCGCGGGTGAAGTACTGGTGAAGGTCAACGCGTCGAGCGTCAACTATCACGA contains the following coding sequences:
- a CDS encoding Ig-like domain-containing protein codes for the protein MANVQRGARAGAAAVALGLSLAWPTVAIASADSPDKDSSSVSAGPAKASSGTAKSARTARAGQDSAASSSSKTPSAAGSSTRKPTSAARVHASTPSATTVEKPKAQSSRSVSDASAVASSDTESTPAQTTDNQQPATSSATQSATATPVAAATTTSTVTAFRVPSASASPTDVLTGLVGSVQGLFEGAALLVRRTFFNEAPKVTPVQLTGEVTGPITGKIGATDPEGDRLVYKVTQQGHYGTVSVDAAGNYTYTPNDPGSNIVDSFVVSATDTGTHINLLNWFRTSSTYAAGSIYQEPAGTPRITYTFTYGNGSQFWSSAARAELAATAIYLSSYFVPEHNVTLTYAVTGQYSLAGATLASAGSDLVSDQGFSNTVVQQKILTGVDPNGSAADGTIDWNFGYGWGYFSTVPGGSYDFQSTAMHELLHTYGFLSVVDKAGNNTVENWTDFDRFMVDKNGNSVFTGTTFNTAYNSNLTGGVSNGMYFGGANAMAANGGNPVPLYSPSPWESGSSMSHLNDDYYTGANEKLMNASSDTGLGVRTLSTIEIGIMKDLGYTMVSASPTVAVLFIGLMLVRRRRR
- a CDS encoding DUF2127 domain-containing protein, whose protein sequence is MAISKEQRTAANSPRGMNRWELFTCARRGHVTYAPDDAALAGRLSGTTGLGEVWRCLRCGEFVVGPPHGRGPADHAPLILRGSALRQAIIVRALAVERWVRALLIALAAWAVWQFRGARGSIQAAVERDLPLLRASGIKVDQMTAVHELEKALATKPSTLMLVFVALLVYALLEMIEGIGLWLLSRWGEYFAVVATSIFLPLEVYDLLVKGVTFTRGGAFVINVAAVIYLVVSKRLFGLRGGRQAYDDERRGEQLLDVERAALA
- a CDS encoding NADPH:quinone oxidoreductase family protein, translated to MIVERNAAEVGPMRAWQVQGPGEPEAVLRLVEREVPAPGPGQVRVRVAAAGIGLPDVLMCRGTYPLTPAVPFTPGQELAGTVTAVGPGVEVPIGTRVMGVSDFMNGNGAFAEEALAPATSLLPAPAALDDCAAAGFWIPNVTAWTGLVDRGQLRPGQRLAVLGAAGGSGIAAVQLGKALGATVIAVVGEQSRAEFCRSFGADHVVVARDDAADDGRPLAQALREITDWQGVDMIFDPVGGAQGSTAMGALARHGRHLAVGFASGSWPTVDVQMMAVTNTSLVGVLAAPQSREHTEYVLRGLTDLLDRGAIGDTVRNRWAFDDAPVALARVADRSQLGKCVLDL
- a CDS encoding acyl-CoA dehydrogenase family protein, which produces MAWDFETDPEFAEQLAWMREFIDADVIPLEPILSELPAEEWQAVKRHLQERVKAQGLWGMFLDPSLGGTGGGQLKLALMSEIIGRAMVSMELFGVQAPDSGNMELLAHGADEAQKQRWLFPNLRGEISSAFALTEPFLAGADPTVIATTAVADGDSWIINGHKWFTTNASCADIILVVAETDPDKRPHRHASIFVVPTDTPGLEIVREIPTMAHSDPEYGRRGNHAEVMFRDCRVPADHLIGQRGAGFLLAQQRLGGGRIHHAMRWLGQAQRALDIMGERAVSRQSHGRLLGEHQMVQDYIALSHTEIQAARLLTFHTAWKMDRLGASAVRADLGMVKAHVSKVVLAVLDRTIQVCGALGYSGDLPVEQWYRITRFGSIGDGPDELHKSVLARHVLKKYQPVDGWPTEHLPSRRPAAQQKWQQLRQEAGIA